In Arthrobacter citreus, a genomic segment contains:
- a CDS encoding DUF2087 domain-containing protein, producing MDEEQQAAPEQWRAVAAALADERRLRLYARVIVAAERGTPLDGQDLEAKERKSLAALQKAGLVSSGACDVQPVGGIFARLLASGKEPPETSVRRFLVDGKISTYPRRQADRLELLHYIAGHVFETVQAPSGEMPVLNERGITERLAEYSNDPAAVRRYLVDEGIVMRNPEGSRYWLASPRPADGWEFAG from the coding sequence ATGGATGAGGAACAGCAGGCGGCACCGGAACAGTGGCGTGCCGTTGCTGCGGCGCTCGCTGACGAGCGCAGGCTGCGGCTGTATGCGCGGGTGATTGTGGCGGCCGAACGCGGGACACCACTGGACGGGCAGGACTTGGAGGCCAAGGAACGCAAGTCATTGGCTGCCCTGCAGAAAGCCGGGCTCGTATCCTCCGGAGCCTGTGATGTGCAGCCGGTGGGAGGGATTTTTGCCCGGCTGCTGGCCAGTGGCAAGGAACCGCCGGAGACTTCGGTGCGGAGATTCCTCGTGGACGGAAAGATTTCCACCTATCCGCGGCGGCAGGCGGACCGGCTGGAGCTGCTTCATTACATCGCCGGGCACGTCTTCGAAACGGTCCAGGCACCTTCCGGAGAAATGCCGGTACTGAACGAACGCGGCATTACCGAACGGCTCGCGGAGTATTCGAACGATCCGGCCGCCGTTCGCCGCTACCTGGTGGACGAGGGCATCGTCATGCGCAATCCGGAAGGGTCGCGCTACTGGCTGGCCAGCCCGCGCCCTGCGGACGGCTGGGAGTTCGCCGGCTGA
- a CDS encoding DUF2776 family protein, producing MPIGTALTCLFFAAFLFEAAGTTAAFFVPAHVLVGLGAVCFTLFSIVSILEAGTSE from the coding sequence ATGCCCATCGGAACAGCGCTCACCTGCCTGTTCTTCGCCGCGTTCCTCTTTGAAGCGGCCGGCACCACCGCGGCGTTCTTTGTCCCCGCGCATGTACTGGTTGGACTCGGTGCTGTCTGCTTTACCCTCTTCTCCATCGTGTCCATCCTCGAAGCGGGAACATCGGAGTAA
- a CDS encoding MDR family MFS transporter translates to MAERFAARGTQATHPIAGMTGAMGTPVNAVSLVAHPGAALRPTGATAAGTAAGATAAGARDLPSGRQPAPPHSSRRVAVIFTGLMLSVLLAALDQTIVATALPTIVGDLNGLEHLSWVVTAYILAATIGLPIYGKLGDLFGRKSIFIFAIVVFLLGSVLSGLAQNMGQLIGFRALQGVGGGGLMIGAQAILGDLVSPRDRGKYMGLIGAAFGLASVCGPLLGGWITDAWSWRWVFYINLPIGAVALAVVVSSLHLPKPQGPRPRLDYAGAALLALASAALIMLTTWAGTTYTWSSPQILALAAGTLAAGAAFVRVEMKAAEPIMPLGLFRNRNFLLPVLVGISVGIAMFSTISYLPTFLQMVNRATATESGLMMLPMMGGLLLTSIGTGQLISHTGKYKIYPILGCAVIIAGLVLLSRISDTTPYVFTAAGMLVMGLGIGMLMQNLVLIVQNSVPARDMGAAISATNYYRQIGASFGIALFGSIFIHRLGNEIAAAPAGTGGSGAVLGGDINSLSPAMLRGLPAPVQDFVASAFGHALPPIFLLSVPVVAVALVLCLFIRETPLSTSVRTAATEEA, encoded by the coding sequence ATGGCAGAGCGGTTCGCGGCCCGTGGAACACAAGCAACCCACCCGATTGCCGGGATGACCGGCGCCATGGGCACCCCGGTCAATGCGGTATCACTGGTGGCGCATCCGGGCGCGGCACTCCGGCCCACGGGTGCGACAGCGGCTGGCACAGCGGCGGGTGCGACGGCGGCGGGTGCCCGGGACCTGCCGTCCGGCCGTCAGCCGGCACCACCGCACTCCAGCCGGCGCGTCGCCGTCATTTTCACCGGCCTCATGCTGTCGGTGCTGCTGGCAGCCCTTGACCAAACCATTGTTGCCACCGCGCTGCCCACGATCGTGGGGGACCTCAACGGACTGGAACACCTGTCCTGGGTGGTCACCGCCTACATCCTGGCGGCGACCATCGGACTGCCCATTTATGGGAAGCTCGGTGACCTGTTTGGCCGCAAAAGCATCTTCATCTTTGCGATCGTGGTTTTCCTCCTGGGTTCCGTCCTGTCCGGACTCGCACAGAACATGGGCCAGCTGATCGGGTTCCGGGCCCTTCAGGGTGTTGGCGGCGGCGGGCTGATGATCGGGGCGCAGGCCATCCTGGGAGACCTGGTTTCGCCGCGTGACCGCGGCAAGTACATGGGACTGATCGGAGCGGCCTTTGGTCTTGCATCAGTGTGTGGACCGCTGCTGGGCGGCTGGATCACCGATGCCTGGTCCTGGCGGTGGGTGTTCTACATTAACCTGCCCATTGGAGCGGTGGCGCTCGCCGTCGTCGTCTCCTCGCTGCACCTGCCCAAGCCGCAGGGCCCACGCCCACGGCTGGATTACGCGGGCGCCGCGCTGCTGGCCCTTGCGAGCGCCGCCCTGATCATGCTGACCACCTGGGCTGGCACCACCTACACCTGGTCAAGTCCGCAGATCCTGGCCCTGGCTGCCGGGACCCTGGCCGCGGGTGCGGCCTTTGTCCGGGTGGAGATGAAGGCTGCCGAGCCGATCATGCCGCTGGGATTGTTCCGCAACCGAAACTTCCTGCTGCCGGTACTGGTGGGCATTTCCGTTGGCATCGCCATGTTCTCCACCATTTCCTACCTGCCCACGTTCCTGCAGATGGTCAACCGGGCCACCGCCACCGAATCGGGACTGATGATGCTGCCCATGATGGGCGGGCTGCTGCTGACGTCGATCGGCACCGGGCAACTGATCTCCCACACGGGAAAGTACAAGATCTATCCGATCCTTGGCTGCGCCGTGATCATTGCCGGGCTGGTGCTGCTGTCCCGGATTTCGGATACGACGCCGTACGTTTTTACGGCCGCGGGCATGCTGGTGATGGGCCTGGGGATCGGCATGCTGATGCAGAATCTTGTGCTGATTGTGCAGAACAGCGTGCCGGCCAGGGACATGGGGGCGGCAATTTCGGCGACGAACTATTACCGCCAGATCGGTGCGTCGTTCGGCATCGCGCTGTTCGGTTCGATTTTTATCCACCGGCTGGGCAACGAGATTGCCGCGGCTCCGGCAGGGACGGGAGGTTCCGGGGCTGTGTTGGGCGGCGATATCAATTCCCTAAGTCCAGCCATGCTGCGCGGGCTGCCCGCTCCGGTTCAGGATTTTGTGGCCTCAGCCTTCGGCCATGCGCTGCCGCCGATCTTCCTGCTGAGCGTGCCGGTGGTGGCCGTGGCCCTGGTGCTGTGCCTGTTTATCAGGGAGACACCGCTGTCCACCTCAGTGCGGACGGCGGCCACGGAGGAGGCCTAA
- a CDS encoding DUF6504 family protein produces the protein MGVFSEAIEVVCSPAGQPLRLVWSGHTYKVAADPVRWYERRNWWDEEARAERGHGPGLVDSEIWRVQARQAPRSPLRTLDISHDIGSGRWRLIRIHDALRESA, from the coding sequence ATGGGTGTCTTCAGTGAAGCAATAGAGGTGGTGTGCTCGCCCGCGGGCCAGCCCCTCCGGCTCGTCTGGAGCGGCCATACCTACAAGGTCGCGGCAGACCCGGTGCGCTGGTACGAGCGGCGGAACTGGTGGGACGAAGAGGCGCGGGCCGAACGCGGACACGGACCCGGGCTGGTGGACTCGGAAATCTGGCGTGTCCAGGCCCGGCAGGCCCCGCGCTCGCCGCTGCGCACCCTGGATATCTCCCACGACATCGGCAGCGGCCGCTGGCGCCTGATCCGGATTCACGACGCCCTGCGGGAAAGTGCCTAG
- a CDS encoding DNA polymerase III subunit alpha — MSFIHLHTATAFSAHYGVSWPQDLAAAAAASGADALACTDRDGLYGTVKHLRACMDAGIDPIVGVDLAVLGEPDADGSPAVTGRVVVLAHGHRGGAGYRALCRLISDAHAGTSPSAARKGSKPVGVTLQQLAARAAGDDQRDDQGDGQGNDPGEGRGKAAGDSGATDPVLTVLVGPFSDVGIAMRSRSYAVARTLFSRWRAVLPRGALAVEVVTHLSAPGANLSLAHAVRMFRLADEMQLPAILTNAVRYVDADGAATADVLDAARALTSMARLGDLQPNGQGWLKTPAQMHALAREISAGAGYGSSGAARMLRDTGALADACRMDPQADMGWKQPVVPEASVIGITSEPMAELVRRCEAGIERRFPSREGGSSTEQARLRNRLAHELGIIERLGFASYFLTVAEVSSMITGMGVRAAARGSGASSLVNYLLGVSHVNPLAHDLIFERFLSSDRSTLPDIDIDVESAQRHNVYHRIFERFGSERVTLMSMQNGYRARGAVRDAGMALGLAEEDIGAVAKQLWRFSARNFREALAEKPELREVAERVEGNRQLDLLVDLTERLDRLPRHISMHPCGVILGDASLLDRTPVQPSGLGLPMSQFDKHDMDPMGMLKLDVLGVRMQSAMAYALQEIRRLHPSKAETVAAGAHPAGPTGHGPDYVHEDGSINLDAVPLDDAPTYDLICSTYTLGCFQIESPGQRELIGKLVPREFNDLIIDISLFRPGPMKSDMVRPFLEHRHGFSPEVYPHEALRPVLAETHGVTVFHEQVLRTFDVFTGCGLAKADELRRLLGNENAEGAVEEYFRTEAGKRGYSAEVIGKVWGTLKAFGSFGFCKAHGAAFAVPTYQSAWLKAHHPEAFLAGIFEHDPGMYPRRLLVAEARRMGIPILPLDINRSGEQYRVERVPAVPASPGHPARPEKLGIRLSLAGIYGLSATELKRITAGQPYDSLADLRARARVGRRTLMRLASLGAFDSLAKNSGSGASRADLLHHLETALPRPSGRKYDPIPGQLALPLGDTELENLRADLPEPTLRERVRTELDLLSVDVSAHLIDSYGPLLTELGVTKARDLIDLRSGSEVLVAGIRVATQTPPMRGGRRVVFISLDDGTGCVDCTFFTEAQEKTGPLLFGTQLMLVRGLTRRTGPRGISMQALEAWDLNDTASLPRLQRGRLVGPNSSG; from the coding sequence ATGAGCTTTATCCATCTGCACACCGCCACCGCCTTCAGCGCCCATTACGGGGTGTCCTGGCCGCAGGACCTTGCGGCAGCAGCCGCAGCCAGCGGCGCGGACGCGCTGGCCTGCACCGACCGGGACGGACTGTACGGAACCGTCAAACACCTGCGCGCCTGCATGGATGCCGGCATTGACCCCATTGTCGGGGTGGATCTGGCGGTGCTCGGCGAGCCGGATGCGGACGGAAGTCCGGCGGTGACCGGACGGGTGGTGGTCCTGGCGCACGGCCACCGCGGCGGAGCCGGGTACCGGGCCCTGTGCCGGCTGATCTCCGATGCCCATGCCGGCACATCCCCTTCGGCGGCCCGCAAGGGAAGCAAACCGGTGGGAGTGACGCTGCAGCAGCTGGCGGCCCGGGCGGCGGGGGACGACCAGAGGGATGACCAGGGGGATGGCCAGGGGAATGACCCGGGGGAGGGTCGGGGGAAGGCTGCGGGGGACAGCGGTGCCACTGATCCGGTCCTGACCGTGCTGGTGGGCCCCTTTTCCGACGTCGGAATTGCCATGCGCAGCCGAAGCTACGCCGTTGCCCGCACGCTTTTCTCCCGCTGGCGGGCAGTGCTGCCCCGCGGAGCGCTCGCCGTGGAGGTGGTGACCCACCTCAGCGCCCCCGGGGCCAACCTCAGCCTGGCCCATGCCGTGCGCATGTTCCGGCTGGCCGATGAAATGCAGCTTCCCGCCATCCTCACCAACGCGGTCCGCTATGTGGACGCCGACGGCGCCGCCACCGCCGATGTCCTGGACGCCGCCCGCGCGCTGACGTCCATGGCACGGCTCGGCGACCTGCAGCCCAACGGGCAGGGCTGGCTGAAAACCCCGGCTCAAATGCACGCACTGGCCCGGGAAATCAGCGCCGGGGCAGGGTACGGGAGTTCAGGGGCGGCACGGATGCTCCGCGACACCGGGGCGCTCGCCGATGCCTGCCGGATGGATCCGCAGGCGGACATGGGCTGGAAGCAGCCGGTGGTCCCGGAGGCCTCGGTCATTGGCATCACCTCCGAACCCATGGCCGAACTGGTGCGCCGCTGCGAAGCGGGCATTGAACGAAGGTTCCCGTCCCGGGAGGGCGGGAGCTCCACGGAGCAGGCGCGCCTGCGCAACCGGCTGGCCCATGAGCTGGGCATCATCGAACGGCTGGGCTTTGCCTCCTACTTCCTTACCGTCGCCGAGGTCTCCTCGATGATCACCGGCATGGGGGTGCGTGCCGCCGCGCGGGGATCGGGGGCGTCTTCCCTGGTGAATTATTTGCTGGGAGTCAGCCACGTGAATCCCCTGGCGCACGACCTGATTTTTGAGCGGTTCCTCTCCTCCGACCGTTCCACCCTGCCGGACATCGACATCGACGTCGAAAGCGCGCAGCGGCACAACGTCTACCACCGCATCTTTGAACGCTTTGGCTCTGAACGCGTCACCCTGATGAGCATGCAGAACGGCTACCGGGCGCGCGGGGCGGTGCGCGACGCCGGCATGGCCCTGGGTCTGGCCGAAGAGGACATCGGAGCCGTGGCGAAACAGCTGTGGCGCTTCTCGGCCCGGAACTTCCGTGAGGCGCTCGCCGAAAAGCCCGAACTGCGGGAGGTCGCCGAACGGGTCGAAGGCAACCGGCAGCTGGACCTCCTGGTGGATCTGACCGAACGCCTGGACCGGCTGCCCCGGCACATTTCCATGCATCCGTGCGGAGTGATCCTGGGCGATGCATCCCTGCTGGACCGCACTCCGGTGCAGCCCTCCGGCCTGGGCCTGCCCATGTCCCAGTTCGACAAACACGATATGGACCCGATGGGAATGCTCAAGCTCGATGTGCTGGGCGTGCGGATGCAAAGCGCCATGGCCTATGCCCTCCAGGAGATCCGGCGGCTGCATCCGAGCAAGGCTGAGACCGTAGCCGCCGGCGCCCATCCGGCCGGACCCACCGGGCACGGTCCGGACTATGTGCACGAGGACGGCTCCATCAACCTCGACGCCGTGCCGCTGGATGATGCGCCAACCTATGACCTGATCTGCAGCACCTACACGCTGGGCTGCTTCCAGATCGAGTCACCCGGCCAGCGCGAACTGATCGGCAAGCTCGTCCCGCGTGAGTTTAATGACCTGATCATCGACATCTCGCTGTTCCGTCCCGGACCGATGAAATCCGACATGGTCCGCCCGTTCCTTGAGCACCGGCACGGCTTCTCGCCGGAGGTGTATCCGCACGAGGCACTGCGCCCGGTCCTGGCGGAAACCCATGGGGTGACGGTGTTCCACGAACAGGTGCTGCGCACCTTTGACGTGTTCACCGGCTGCGGCCTGGCGAAGGCCGATGAGCTGCGCCGGCTGCTGGGCAATGAGAACGCCGAAGGGGCCGTGGAGGAGTACTTCCGGACCGAAGCGGGAAAGCGTGGATATTCGGCGGAGGTCATCGGGAAGGTGTGGGGCACGCTGAAGGCTTTTGGCAGTTTTGGGTTCTGCAAGGCCCACGGTGCCGCTTTTGCCGTTCCCACCTACCAATCGGCCTGGTTGAAGGCGCATCATCCCGAGGCGTTCCTGGCCGGCATTTTCGAACATGATCCGGGAATGTATCCGCGCCGGCTGCTGGTGGCCGAGGCTCGGCGGATGGGCATCCCCATCCTTCCGCTGGACATCAACCGCAGCGGCGAGCAATACCGGGTGGAGCGCGTGCCGGCGGTTCCGGCGTCACCCGGGCATCCGGCGCGGCCGGAAAAACTGGGCATCCGGCTAAGCCTGGCCGGGATTTACGGATTGTCGGCCACGGAACTGAAGCGCATAACCGCCGGCCAGCCCTATGACTCGCTGGCTGACCTGCGGGCCCGGGCACGGGTGGGCCGCAGAACCCTGATGCGGCTGGCCTCCCTGGGAGCCTTTGATTCCCTGGCCAAAAACTCCGGCTCGGGGGCGTCCCGCGCGGATCTGCTGCACCACCTGGAGACGGCGCTGCCCCGGCCTTCGGGACGGAAGTACGATCCCATTCCGGGCCAGCTGGCGCTGCCGCTGGGGGACACGGAGCTGGAAAACCTGCGCGCGGACCTGCCCGAACCCACGCTGCGCGAGAGGGTGCGCACCGAGCTGGACCTTTTGTCAGTGGACGTCAGCGCCCACCTGATCGACAGCTATGGCCCGCTGCTGACGGAACTGGGCGTGACCAAGGCCCGGGACCTGATAGATCTGCGCAGCGGATCCGAGGTGCTGGTCGCCGGTATCCGGGTGGCCACCCAAACACCGCCCATGCGCGGCGGCCGGCGTGTGGTGTTCATCAGCCTCGACGACGGCACCGGCTGCGTGGACTGCACCTTCTTCACCGAGGCCCAGGAAAAGACCGGCCCGCTGCTCTTCGGCACCCAGCTGATGCTCGTCCGCGGCCTGACCCGGCGCACCGGGCCGCGCGGGATCAGCATGCAGGCATTGGAAGCATGGGACCTGAATGACACAGCATCCCTGCCCCGCCTCCAGCGCGGCAGGTTGGTGGGGCCCAACTCCAGCGGATAA
- the thrS gene encoding threonine--tRNA ligase, whose protein sequence is MSVPEKFTLIVDGEETTVDTGTTGAQLFFDRRDVVVMRVDGVLKDLDAELSEGISVESVTIDSEDGLNVLRHSTAHVMAQAVQQLRPDAKLGIGPYIKDGFYFDFDVAEPFTPEDLKTLEKMMQKIINSNQKFARRVVTEEEAREAMANEPYKLELLGKKDGAEEAGEGANIEVGAGEITIYDNVDRKSGDVVWCDLCRGPHLPNTKLISNAFALTRSAAAYWLGDQKNQQLQRIYGTAWPTKDALKAYQERLAEAERRDHRKLGTELDLFSFPDELGSGLPVFHPKGGIIRKAMEDYSRQRHTEAGYEFVYTPHITKGHLYEVSGHLDWYRDGMFPPMHVDEVVDPETGAVIKPGQDYYLKPMNCPMHNLIFRSRGRSYRELPLRLFEFGSVYRYEKSGVIHGLTRVRGMTQDDAHIYCTRDQMKDELTSTLNFVLDLLKDYGLDDFYLELSTKDPEKYVGSDEVWDEATRTLAEVAEASGLDLVPDPGGAAFYGPKISVQARDAIGRTWQMSTIQLDFNLPERFELEYQAADGTRQRPVMIHRALFGSVERFMAVLTEHYAGAFPAWLAPVQVVGIPVAEAFNDYMFDVVDKLKAEGIRAQVDTGTDRFPKKIRTASKDKIPFVLIAGGDDADAGAVSFRFRDGSQDNGVPVEEAVKRIVEAVRNRDK, encoded by the coding sequence GTGTCAGTGCCAGAGAAGTTCACCCTCATCGTCGACGGCGAAGAGACCACGGTGGATACTGGCACCACAGGTGCTCAGCTGTTCTTCGACCGCCGCGACGTCGTTGTCATGCGCGTGGACGGGGTCCTGAAGGACCTCGACGCCGAGCTGTCCGAGGGTATTTCCGTGGAGTCCGTCACCATCGACTCCGAAGACGGACTCAACGTCCTGCGCCACTCCACCGCGCACGTGATGGCCCAGGCCGTGCAGCAGCTGCGCCCGGATGCCAAGCTGGGCATCGGCCCGTACATCAAGGACGGATTCTACTTCGACTTCGACGTCGCCGAGCCGTTCACGCCGGAGGACCTGAAGACCCTCGAGAAGATGATGCAGAAGATCATCAACTCGAACCAGAAATTCGCCCGCCGCGTGGTCACCGAAGAAGAAGCCCGCGAAGCGATGGCCAACGAGCCGTACAAGCTGGAGCTGCTGGGCAAGAAGGACGGCGCCGAGGAAGCCGGCGAGGGCGCGAACATCGAGGTTGGCGCCGGCGAGATCACCATTTACGACAACGTGGACCGCAAGTCCGGCGACGTCGTGTGGTGTGACCTGTGCCGCGGCCCGCACCTGCCCAACACCAAACTGATCTCTAACGCCTTTGCGCTGACCCGCTCGGCCGCCGCCTACTGGCTGGGCGACCAGAAGAACCAGCAGCTGCAGCGCATTTACGGCACCGCCTGGCCCACCAAGGACGCGCTGAAGGCATACCAGGAGCGCCTGGCCGAGGCCGAGCGCCGCGACCACCGCAAGCTGGGCACCGAACTGGACCTGTTCTCCTTCCCGGATGAACTGGGTTCGGGCCTGCCGGTGTTCCACCCCAAGGGCGGCATCATCCGCAAGGCCATGGAGGACTACTCCCGCCAGCGCCACACCGAGGCCGGCTACGAGTTCGTGTACACCCCGCACATCACCAAGGGGCACCTGTACGAGGTTTCCGGCCACCTGGACTGGTACCGCGACGGCATGTTCCCCCCGATGCACGTTGACGAGGTCGTTGACCCGGAAACCGGCGCGGTCATCAAGCCCGGCCAGGACTACTACCTGAAGCCGATGAACTGCCCCATGCACAACCTGATCTTCCGCTCCCGCGGCCGGTCCTACCGCGAACTGCCGCTGCGCCTGTTCGAATTCGGCTCCGTGTACCGCTACGAGAAGTCCGGCGTGATCCACGGCCTCACCCGTGTGCGCGGCATGACCCAGGACGACGCCCACATCTACTGCACCCGCGACCAGATGAAGGACGAGCTCACCAGCACCTTGAACTTTGTCCTTGACCTGCTCAAGGACTACGGCCTGGACGACTTCTACCTGGAGCTCTCCACCAAGGACCCGGAAAAGTACGTCGGTTCCGACGAGGTCTGGGACGAAGCCACCCGCACCCTCGCCGAGGTGGCCGAAGCCTCCGGACTGGACCTGGTTCCGGATCCGGGCGGCGCCGCGTTCTACGGCCCCAAGATCTCCGTCCAGGCCCGCGACGCCATTGGCCGCACCTGGCAGATGTCCACCATCCAGCTGGACTTCAACCTGCCCGAGCGCTTCGAGCTGGAGTACCAGGCCGCCGACGGCACCCGCCAGCGTCCGGTCATGATCCACCGCGCCCTGTTCGGCTCCGTGGAACGCTTCATGGCAGTGCTCACCGAGCACTACGCCGGCGCGTTCCCGGCCTGGCTGGCACCGGTCCAGGTGGTAGGCATCCCCGTGGCCGAGGCGTTCAACGACTACATGTTCGACGTCGTCGACAAGCTCAAGGCCGAAGGCATCCGCGCCCAGGTGGACACCGGCACCGACCGCTTCCCGAAGAAGATCCGCACCGCGTCCAAGGACAAGATTCCGTTTGTCCTGATTGCCGGCGGTGACGACGCCGATGCCGGCGCCGTGTCCTTCCGGTTCCGTGACGGCAGCCAGGACAACGGCGTTCCCGTTGAGGAAGCCGTCAAGCGGATTGTTGAAGCTGTTCGGAACCGGGACAAGTAA
- a CDS encoding HIT domain-containing protein — protein MENSSQDDGGSPYPGDASVTDSFELPGVPDSFARLWTPHRLAYIKGGQEQVSSEHNCPFCAAPGRSDEESLIVHRGKYAYVILNLFPYNAGHLLVCPYRHVPDYTDIDEQETAEIASLTQTAMRVLRKVSNPSGFNLGMNQGVTGGAGIAAHLHQHIVPRWGGDGNFLPIIAQTKAITQTLGDVRRQVADAWPQAADPAASED, from the coding sequence ATGGAAAACAGCAGCCAGGACGACGGCGGCAGTCCCTATCCGGGAGATGCTTCAGTCACGGATTCATTCGAGCTTCCCGGGGTGCCGGATTCCTTTGCACGCCTGTGGACCCCGCACCGGCTCGCGTACATCAAGGGCGGGCAGGAACAGGTCTCCTCGGAGCACAACTGCCCGTTCTGTGCGGCCCCGGGACGCAGCGACGAAGAGTCCCTGATTGTGCACCGCGGGAAGTACGCCTATGTCATCCTGAACCTGTTCCCGTACAACGCCGGGCACCTGCTCGTCTGCCCGTACCGGCACGTCCCGGATTACACGGACATTGACGAGCAGGAAACGGCTGAAATAGCGTCCCTGACCCAAACGGCAATGCGGGTGCTGCGGAAGGTGTCCAACCCCAGCGGTTTCAACCTGGGCATGAACCAGGGCGTCACCGGGGGAGCGGGAATAGCCGCCCACCTGCACCAGCACATTGTTCCGCGCTGGGGCGGGGACGGGAACTTCCTGCCGATCATCGCCCAAACCAAGGCCATCACCCAGACGCTGGGTGACGTCCGCCGGCAGGTGGCCGATGCCTGGCCGCAGGCCGCCGACCCCGCAGCAAGCGAGGACTGA
- the pgsA gene encoding phosphatidylinositol phosphate synthase yields MLNKYARGFFTGLFTPLAAWLLKRGVSPDAVTILGTLGVMVGGLVFYPLGQLFWGTLFITAFIFSDVIDGIMARQQERTGKWGGFLDSTLDRFADGALFAGVSIWFFTGGGNDAIGIAAIICLVLGMLVSYIRAKAESLGFTANVGIAERAERLVSLLVATGLVGLGLPEMLLFVVLAALCAASCVTILQRMRAVHRQAP; encoded by the coding sequence GTGCTGAACAAATACGCGCGCGGCTTCTTCACCGGGCTGTTCACGCCCCTGGCCGCCTGGCTGCTGAAACGCGGTGTCTCTCCCGATGCCGTCACCATCCTGGGCACCCTGGGCGTGATGGTTGGCGGGCTGGTGTTCTACCCGCTGGGCCAGCTCTTCTGGGGAACCCTGTTCATCACGGCATTCATTTTCTCCGACGTCATTGACGGCATCATGGCGCGCCAGCAGGAACGCACCGGGAAATGGGGCGGCTTCCTGGACTCCACCCTGGACCGCTTTGCCGACGGCGCCCTCTTTGCCGGCGTCAGCATCTGGTTCTTCACTGGCGGCGGCAATGACGCCATCGGCATTGCCGCGATCATCTGCCTGGTCCTGGGCATGCTGGTCTCCTACATCCGCGCCAAGGCGGAGTCGCTGGGCTTCACCGCGAATGTCGGTATTGCCGAACGCGCCGAACGGCTGGTATCCCTGCTGGTGGCCACGGGCCTGGTGGGACTCGGTCTTCCCGAGATGCTGCTGTTCGTGGTTTTGGCGGCACTGTGCGCAGCCAGCTGCGTGACCATCCTGCAGCGGATGCGTGCAGTGCACCGGCAGGCCCCCTAG
- the pdxS gene encoding pyridoxal 5'-phosphate synthase lyase subunit PdxS, whose product MNTPDSQPTSVSGASAGAPSPITGSSRVKRGIAEMLKGGVIMDVVTAEQARIAEDAGAVAVMALERVPADIRAQGGVSRMSDPDMIDSIIDAVSIPVMAKARIGHFVEAQVLQSLGVDYIDESEVLTPADYTNHIDKWKFTVPFVCGATNLGEALRRINEGAAMIRSKGEAGTGDVSNATMHMRAIRSEVARLSSLPEDELYVAAKELQAPYELVKEVAAAGKLPVVLFTAGGIATPADAAMMMQLGADGVFVGSGIFKSGNPAQRAAAIVKATTFFDDADEVAKASRGLGEAMVGINVDELPQPHRLSERGW is encoded by the coding sequence ATGAATACCCCTGATTCCCAGCCCACCTCAGTGTCCGGTGCATCCGCCGGCGCTCCCTCTCCGATCACCGGCAGCAGCCGGGTTAAGCGCGGCATTGCCGAAATGCTCAAGGGCGGAGTGATCATGGATGTGGTCACGGCCGAGCAGGCCCGCATTGCCGAAGACGCCGGAGCCGTTGCGGTCATGGCCCTTGAGCGGGTCCCCGCCGACATCCGCGCCCAGGGCGGGGTGTCCCGCATGAGCGACCCGGACATGATCGACAGCATCATTGACGCCGTCTCCATCCCGGTCATGGCCAAGGCCAGGATCGGCCACTTCGTGGAAGCGCAGGTCCTCCAGTCGCTTGGCGTCGATTACATCGATGAATCCGAGGTCCTGACCCCGGCCGACTACACAAACCACATCGACAAGTGGAAGTTCACGGTGCCGTTTGTCTGCGGCGCAACCAATCTGGGTGAGGCGCTGCGCCGCATCAATGAAGGCGCAGCCATGATCCGGTCCAAGGGCGAAGCCGGCACGGGGGATGTCTCCAACGCGACCATGCACATGCGTGCCATCCGCTCCGAAGTGGCCCGGCTGTCCTCCCTGCCGGAGGACGAGCTGTACGTCGCGGCCAAGGAACTGCAGGCTCCGTACGAGCTCGTCAAGGAGGTTGCCGCAGCCGGCAAGCTGCCGGTGGTGCTGTTCACCGCCGGCGGCATCGCCACCCCGGCCGACGCTGCCATGATGATGCAGCTGGGGGCGGACGGTGTTTTTGTTGGCTCGGGAATCTTCAAGTCCGGGAACCCCGCACAGCGTGCCGCAGCCATCGTGAAGGCTACGACGTTCTTTGACGATGCTGATGAAGTTGCCAAGGCATCACGGGGACTGGGCGAGGCCATGGTGGGCATCAACGTGGACGAACTCCCGCAGCCGCACCGGTTGTCCGAGCGCGGCTGGTAG